The Moorena producens PAL-8-15-08-1 genomic interval TCCAGACAAGGTTAGACCTGATAGGGTAGCGACCGTTGCTAGCTGTAAAAAGTTGCGCCTTGTACGGCGTTTTAGGAATGTTGGTTGATCCTTATAAAGCACGATTGAAAAGGTTGAAGGTTGACGTTTGTTTTTGCCCAGGCGTCCATTTTAGGGTAGGTTGAATAAATTTTTTCAAAACCGATTACCCATTACCCATTACCCATTACCCGAAAACAGATAGGATAATTAATCCACCAGAATTGAAGTCAACAACTAAAAATCTCTTGCTTTACTCAGCACTATTTTCCCAGCAAACTAGGTTTAAAAACTACCATTATCTTTAAATTATTCCTCCAACACGCGACAATCGGTGGGTGCCCAACGAGCATAAATTGTCGTGTGAGGGTCTGGTAACTTGTTATTGGTGTTGGCAAGTATGACTCTAAGACAGTCGCCACTGAGTAACTCCACCACACATTGAATATGAGTACCCAGGTACATCGCGTGTTTAAGACGTCCTTCAAAGCAATTCATTGTAGTAGTAGTAGGGGGGGAAAGACTCAGGCGAATTTTCTCTGGTCGTACACCTACTACAATATCCTGAGCATTAGAATTATCCAGGACTTCTCTAACGGATGGAGACTCAACCACAATCTTGATACCAGTCTTGGTGGTAATTTCGAGTGAGTCGGCATCGGACCGTTGCAGACGACCTTTAAATAAATTGGTATCACCGATAAAGTCCGCCACAAAGGTTGTCCGAGGATTTTCATAGATTTCTCTGGGGGAACCAACTTGCTCAATTTTACCTGCACGCATCACAGCGATCCGGTCAGAAAGACTCATGGCTTCTTCTTGGTCGTGGGTCACCATCACAAAAGTTAACCCCAGGTCTTGATGGAGATTTGAAAGTTCCACCTGCATCTGTTTGCGCAGCTTGAAATCTAGCGCTCCCAAGGGTTCATCCAACAACAGCACCGCTGGTCGATTAACTAATGCTCGGGCTAATGCCACTCGTTGCTGTTGACCCCCAGACAGTTGAGGGGGATACCGATTCGCCAATCCCTCCAGTTTCACTTGTTTGAGGGCTGCTTTGACTCGTTCCTCAACCTCCAATGGGGGTAGCTTTTTTAGGCGTAGACCAAAGGCAATATTTTCCGATACACTCAGGTGATTGAATAGAGCATAACTTTGAAAGACCGTATTGACAGGTCGGCGGTGTGGTGGAATATGATTCATCGAGCGTCCCTGAATCATTACCTCCCCAGCTGAAGGCATCTCAAATCCCGCTACTAAACGCAAGGTTGTAGTTTTGCCACAGCCAGACGGACCAAGAATGCTAAAAAATTCTCCTTGACGGATACTTAAGTCAACACCACGGACAACAGTCTCGGTGTCGAACACTTTAAAAACCTTGCGGAGTTCAACATCAAGTTTAGCTGTAGTCGTAGCAGTCGGACGTGGTTCTTTAACAGTCGTTTGAAACATGGTGGTTATTTCAGCAGTAGTGATGCCCCCAGAGTCATGCATCGTCTGTCTGCATCTGTGGAACACGGTTTCTCTCCTTGGGTTTATTTTATCCTCCAACCTAAAAATACTCCTGCGGTAGCTAAACGGATCTGCACTGATCCAGTAGCTGAGGTGCGGAAGTAAATTGCTGGGTATTAGGCGTGACTAGGTATTAGGCTAATGGAACAGGGGCAGATCAGAGCCTCCTTAATCAAGGATTTGGGGCGGCTCTAGGCGAACCGGTGTGGGCAATTAATCGGGGATGTTCCAATTCTGCTCACTACACCCGGTCACCCTAAACCCCATACCCAGTTTTAACTGACAAGCTTGGGGCGTAAGTCCTGTTGTTTAGTTGTCAATTGTCAATCCTTAATTCTTAATTGAAAAGGGGGGCGTATTGGGAATCCAAGCCAATAGCTTACTGGATTGATCACAGACTATTCGCCTTAATTGCCCAATTCCGTGTTCTCCAAGTCCCATTCCCCATTCTCAGACCTCGGACGATGACATTAATTCAGCCTTCCTTATCTTCGTATACAGTATATCGATCTAATTCCCGCACTGTCGGACGCAAATACCAATCCGTAGTGATTATGGTACTGATTAGCCTATTCTTGCTGGGGGGAATTGGTTCCCGTTTAGCGTATTTACAGCTAGTTCAAGGGGAACGCAACCAACAGCTGGCAGAAAATAACCGGATTCGTCTGATTCCCAAGCCCCCTATACGGGGCAATATTTTTGACCGTAAGGGCAGAGTATTAGCTAGCTATCGGTTGTCTCACTCGGTCTTTGTGTGGCCCATGGTTCTTAGGCAGGAGCAATGGCCCCAAACTCGCAAACGCCTGTCCCAGATTTTGAAGATACCAGACGCTGAGATTCAAAAGCGTCTGGAACAAGCGGGCTATAACTCTCCTTACCTACTTCGGATTGCCCGTGGTGTTACTCCCGCTCAAGTTACTGCCTTGGCTGAGTACAGCAATGAATTACAGGGGATAGAGGTGGATATTGATGCAGTACGGTACTATCCCCATGGACAGCTATCGGCTCACGTTCTAGGTTATACTGGAGAGTTAGACTATGAAGAGCTGCAACGGCGTAAACCTGACGGCTACCGCCTCGGTGACGTGCTTGGAAAAATGGGGGTGGAGAAGTCTTATGAGCATCTGCTACGGGGAGAATGGGGCGGTCAGCAAGTAGAAGTTGATGGTGCTGGACGAGTCGTCAGAGTTCTGGGTCAGAAACAGGCAAAACCGGGTAAACCTATCCATATAAGCATCGATATAGACGTGCAGAAGGCAGCCGAGGCAGCATTAGGCGATCGCAAAGGGGCAGTCGTGGCTATGGACCCCAACACCGGTGCTGTCCTCGCAATGGTTTCTCGTCCAACCTTTGACCCGAATATTTTCTCGACTCGCATCACCTCAGAAACCTGGCGAAAGCTACAAGGCAGAGGGAATCCGTTTATTAACCGGGCAATGCGAGGGTTTCCTCCAGCCAGTACATTTAAGGTAGTCACGGCTTCGGCGGGTATGGAATCTGGTCGGTATTCTCCCAAAACTGTTTTACAGACTTATCCTTACCTGTATGTCGGTGGTCATGCCTTTGGGGAGTGGAACCGAGCCGGATTTGGTCCAATGGGATTTGTTGGTGCTATGGCTTGGAGCAGTAACACCTTCTTTGGTCAAATCGGTCGAGGGGTTGGGGGGAAAACCCTGATTGAATGGGCTCGTAAATATGGCTTTGGTGAAAAAACTGGTATTGAGTTATCCGGCGAATCCCGTGGTTTGATAGTGGATGATGCCTGGAAGCGGAAAAACTACAATTGGGGATGGACCGTTGGAGATACCATAAATATGTCTATTGGTCAAGGATTTACCCTTGGAACACCCTTACAAACCTCAGTCATGTTTTCTGTAGTTGCCAATGGCGGCTACCGGGTTAAACCCCACTTGCTCAAGAACAATCAGGATGCTATCAAAGGGCGAGTGTCCATGAATATGAAGCCATCAACGATTCAAACCCTACGCCGAGGACTGCGAGCTGTGGTTACTGGGGGAACAGGAGCTGCATTGAGGGTGCCAGAGTTACCTCCTGCCGCTGGTAAGAGTGGAACAGCAGAGGCTCCTCCTGGCAAGGCTCATGCTTGGTTTGGTGGTTTTGCCCCCTATGATAAACCCGAGATTGCAGTTGTTGCTTTTGTGGAACATTCCGGCGGCGGTGGAGGTTCAGTGGCAGGACCAATTGTGCGCCAGGTAATGGAGGCTTATTTTAAACATAAATAGTAATTAATTATGTTTAATTACCAACAGACTCTGGTCAGTCACCTTCGACTCAGGAGTAACCACCATTTTTGAATTCAAAATGCCAAATTCAAAATTCAAAATGAATAGCTTGATAATTTTGAATTGTTGACACCGGATACAAGCCCCTATTTTTGAACAAAAATGCGACGCATTCCCCCACCTCGTCCAGGTGGGGGTTAAGGAGCAAGTCAATCAATCGTCGTAACCTTGGTTTTCTATATATTGCTTTAGAACCGAAAGGGGGGCTCCTCCACAAGAAACAGCACTAAATCCCCTTTTCCAGAAGACTGGCTTCCAGTAATAGGGAGCCAATTCTTTTGCGTATCTTTTTCTAATCTCTCTACTGGTCACTGTCTTAAGGGTGTTGCAAAGCTTGGAAATTGATACCTTAGGGGCTAAATCAATTAGGAGATGGATATGATCATTTGTCCCCAAGTCCGCCTTGGCATCCTCAAGGATGCAGTTATTTTTCTCGCAGATGCTTTTTGCCAAGTCTAAGATGTCCTCTTCTATGTCCCCAGTAATTACTGGATGGCGGTACTTAGTGACAAACACTATGTGAATCTTGATTAACGAAACAGTGTGAGCGAAAGAGCGAAAGGCGGTTGACATTTTGTGATACTATAGGTTAATATAGTGACATATTAGCAATTCCGTTGAGATTGTGAAAACACCAACTCAGATCATTCGCACCGACAAATGGAGGCTTAACGCAACTAGTGAGCAGCGTCTGCTGTTCACTGAGACGGTTAAAGTCTATCGTCGTGCTTGCAGATACTTGGTTGGTATTATTTACACTCACTGGAGTAAATTCGGGAACTTAACGGCGGATCAGCTGACTCCTGCTGTCGAGAAACTAATGCATCAGACAGCTAAGCGTCCCAGTGTCAAGTATCCTCAGTTCAACAAAGCTTTTTATAAATTTCCCAGCTATTACCGTCGTTCTGCGCTCGCATTTGCGGCGGGTCAAGTTAGTAGTTTTGTGACCCGTTACCGAGAATGGCAAGCAGGCACTAGGAAACTACCTAATGCCAGTCCTCCGAAACTGAATGCTGACACTGGCTGTTACCCAGCTTTATATAAAGGCCAATGCTATAAACTACACCGATTCAATCAAGTCGAAATCAAAGTCTTTAACGGCTCTGACTGGGTCTGGACTACCGTTCAAATTACCGGATTAAGAGAGCGTCATCAGGTGGCAACCAATAAGATGTTGTCACCATCTTTGATATTTAATGAAAGAGCTTGCCATCTGTCAGTTCCGTTTAGTTGCAAGCCAGAAAAACGGAAACCAGAGGCTAATGTAACAGCGGTAGATCTCGGAATTAATACTACTGCAACGATATCGGTTGTAACCCACAGTGGCACTGTAATCCACCGAGATTTCATCCATCCGGGGAGAGACATAGACCGCAGGGACAAGCGACTGAAGTCTGTATCTATGCGTGCATCTAAAACCATGGGGAAGGGTGGCAGACTTCACAAGGGTTTTTGTTCTAAGACCTACCAAAAATGCCAAAGAATCAACAACCAAATCAGTCATGTAGTCTCTAGGCGAATTGTTGAGATTGCTGAAAAGTTTAACTCCGAAGCGATTGTGTTTGAGAACCTTAAGGCATGGAAGCCAAAAGGGGGACGAAAACGGTCTAACCTTCGGCAAAGATTTCACGGATGGCTCAAGGCAAAAATTCGCGATTTTACGCTTGAGAAATGGGCTGAGTTAGGAGGCAAAGTAATAGAGGTTGTTGCAGCATATACCTCAAAGCTTGCCTATGATGGTTCAGGCATTGTTAAACGTGACTCAGGAAATTATGCCCTAGCAACTTTCTCCTCAGGTAAGCAATTCAATGCCGACTTAAACGGTGCTTACAATATCGGCGCTAGAGGTGTGCTTAAACTCGTTCGCAGAAATGACAACGAGGGTCGTTTCAGCAAAAGCTCTGGACGACCGCCTAGAAGCTGGGCTTGTCTGTGTGATTTGTGGGCTGCGGCTAGCCCTAGATTAGCATAGGACACCCCCACCTCGGTTTACCAGGTGGGGGAAGCTTCATTTGGAGCGAAACTATGTTTCAAACCCCCGAATTAATTCCTGGGGTATTTTTGAATTTTGAATTGATAATTTTGAATTGGAGCGCGTTAAGCAGCGGAGGCCTACGGCCACGCTACGCGAACGGCTTGGCCGTAGGCCACGCCAAAGGCGAACGCCGATAGGGTTTGACTCAAGGTGTTGAAATTATCTGAATTCCCTGAGTCGATAACTTGGTCACCCAAAACTCTAAATCTGGGTCAGTAATGTCAATGCTTACTTTCTGTTGAATTTCCTGGGCTTGCTCCTGGGACTCGCACAGGGCAAATACCGTCGGACCTGAACCAGACATCATGGTTCCTATGGCACCACTATTCTCAAAGGCTTCCCGTAGTTGCAAGACTTTGGGGTGATTGGGTAACACCACTTTCTCTAAATCATTGCGCAATAGTTTGCTAATCTCTCCCCCATCCTTATTGAGGATTTCCTTGACCATTGGACCGCTATGAACACGATTAGCACGGGATTCTAAGTCCTCAGGCTCCCGGATATAGGTTTCCCCAAACTGATTCCGATAAGTCTGATAAGCCCAAGCAGTAGAAACCATCAGACTGCGGTATTTACCCAACACGACATATAGAGAATCCAGTCCCGGTAGGGCAGACAACCGCTCACCTCTCCCCAGAGCTAGAGCGGTGCCACCAGCAAGGCAAAACGGCACATCGGATCCAAGCTGTGCTCCCAATTGTTGTAATTCCGGGTGGGTTAATCCCAATTGCCACAACATATCGATTCCTACTAACACAGCCGCTGCATCCGTCGAACCACCAGCTAGTCCAGCCGCTACAGGAATTCGCTTGTGGATAGTAATTTCCACACCACCCAAGTTAGCAAAACACTCAGGAAACTCCTCCCACATCAAGGCAGCTGCTTTATAAGCGAGGTTGCTTTCATCCGTTGGGACTTGGGGATGATTACAGTGGACTTTAATCTCCTGTGTACCAATGGCACGGATGTCGATTTGATCAGCTAATTCGATGCTTTGGAGAATCATTGCGAGTTCGTGATAACCATCACCCGCATCACCGAGGATTTCCAAATACAGATTGATTTTAGCTGGGGCATTTAGGGAGTATGAATGCATTCTTTATGGTGATCTGATTAGCTAGGGCTATCCACTGAGCAACACTAAGGTCTTCCGCTCGGGCTTGAGGGCTTATTTCTAATTGTTCCAGCAATTGGGTGATGCGATCGCGTTCAATTACAGATTTTAAATTATTGCGCAACATTTTACGTTTGCTGCCAAAGCCCAGTTTCAATAGTGTCTCCAAGCATCTGGGGTCAGAAGCTGGTGGTTCGGCTAGGCTCGGATGTAAGCGCACCACAGCAGAATCAACCTTGGGGGGAGGAGAGAAGGCCGACCCAGGGACATCGCAAATCAATTCACATTGGGCGAGATACTGCACCCGCACTGATAATGCCCCGAATTGTCTACAACTGGGTTTGGCATATAACCGCTGAGCGACTTCTTTTTGCACTAGCAGCACGATTAAATCAAACCCTGGCACAGCTGGCTGAGTAATAGTACCTAGCAACTTTTCCAGAATCGGACCGGTGATATTATATGGGATATTGGCAACAACTTTATTAGGTTTTTGGAAATTGGAAAAGTTAGCTAACAATGTATCTAACTCTAGGGATAGAAAGTCCCCTTGCAGAAGTAAAAAATTATCTATCTTACCGAGTTTTTTAACTAAAAATCGGCACAAGTCTCGATCAATTTCTACCGCCACTACAGACTGAACAAAAGGCAGTAACCGCTGGGTAAGAATGCCAGTACCCGGACCAATTTCTAGAATGCGATCGCTTTTGTGTAAATTAGCAGCTGTCACGATTTGGTTCAGTGCCTCCTCGCTACGCAGCCAATGTTGAGCAAATTTTTTACGAGCTTTTAACGTCATTGCCCAATTTTATAGCATTTATCAATTCGGTCCCCAATTGGTAAGCTATAGCGCGTGTCGCTGATCAGTTATCAGCTAATGCGCTACAGATGGTGCTACTTGAGGTGCTATCAGCGTGTCGCTTATCAGCATATGCTTACCTTTCAATTATCATTAATCTGGAACTATTAAATTCTCACGCTTAGAGGTTTATTTTAACCACCTCAATTCCCGTGAGCTTTTAGCTGACGGCTGACGGCTGACGGCTGACGGCTGACTGCTTACATCACGTCTAATTGGGTTGATACCATAAATGTTAGTTTTTAATTAACCACTAACAAGTAACCAAGTTCCTTGAATTATCAGTAGTAAACCGACCAACAAGATTTTAAAGGTTCCTCAATGGATTTTCAGGAAGTTCTGGAACAAACCTTGGTTTTGCCAGGCGTAATTCTTAGCAACACGCTTTAACTTGGCAATATTGCTCCGAGTCGCATCATCCATTGTGTCATTAGTGATTTCCGGTTGTAGACGCAGGTAACGAGAAACTGTTGCATCCTCGGATTCTAAGCTAGCCATCAACTCTTTGGTAATATACCGGTGAATGTCAGAAGGAGCATCAAATAGCACTTCAATCAATCGTCCTTGCCATCCCCATTGTCCCAATCCCCAGCCTTTAGCTTTTTCCCAAGGAATGGGGCGGTTTGATGCTCCTGTGCCAATGGAGATTATAGAAATTTCCTCAAGGGAATGATTTAAGTGGATCGCTTCAGCTAATGCACAGCTTGAGGGATTATTCGCCCCAACCCCACCATCAATTGCCGAGTAAGTCTTGCTTTGAGTCTTGAGCTGATGGGCTGGAAAATAGGTGGGGGCAGATGCGGAACAGACACAGGCTTCCCACAACGGAACATGAAAATAATCTTTGTCTTCACGCCAGCTTTTAAATATTATCGGCATGCGACTAATAGTGTCGTAGGCTGTGATCAACAGCCGAGGTGAATCGTAGATATCCGACAGCTTGGTCGTCCCAAACTGTTCTTTCATCACCTCAATTAACCCCTGATTGGAGTGTTTAGGAGCAGAAAGACCATACTTAAGGATAACCTTCAGCCGCTTTAGTGAAAAACGGCTGGTGTAGCGGAAAATCCTTTCCCCTTTCTGTTCATAAAGTCTAATCATCTCCCGACTGGGGATGCCAGTGGCAATCCCGGCAGCCAAGATTGAACCAGTGGAGGTACCTGCAATTAAATCAAAATACTTGTTGAGGGGCTGGTTAATATCTTTCTCCAATTCCGCCAAGATTACTGCTGCGATAACGCCCCGAATACCACCGCCATCTAAGCTGAGTATGCGAAAAGTCATGATCCCCCTAAAAACCCACGATGTTAAATTTTCCTCCTACCTATTGTGACGGCTTCTAGTCACTTCCAGGGTGATCTTACCTCCAAAATCTGGAATCGGCGCACCAGGTTTGCTTAACTGCACTTGGACTTGCTCCACCTTATCGAATTCTAGGATGGCATTAGCAATTTGATTTGCCAATTTTTCGATCAGGGCACATTTTGAGGTTTTAACCAAATGCTTGACAGTATCAATAGTTTGCCGATAATCCATGGTATCCCTAAGGTCATCACTTTCTCCCGCAGGGCTTAGATCTAGCCACATTGTTAGGTCTACTTCAAACCATTGTCCTAGGGTCTGTTCTTCCGGTAGGTAGCCAGTGTAGCCGTAGCAGCGAATATTGCTCAGTTTAATACAGTCCATCATCATGTGAAGTTTTCCCTCATGTATCCTTTATCACCAAGGTAAACGATTGTCCTTAGCGCTACTACTTTGGGTTAATCGCTTTTCAAAGCTAATGTTTAAAAATGAGAATTACTGGAGTCTGTTACCAGAATTGTTGTCTCAATTCAACCCCTAGCATACAACGATATCTCTTGCTGTGCTTTCACCCTTCGTTCTCTTGGTGCGCGTTCACGCTTGTCGGGACACCCGACCGGGGTCGCACCGCGTCGCAAAAAGTGCGGTGTTGCACCGCTGCCTAAGTCCGCTCCTTTATTAGATTTGTACCCAAGCAATCCATAACCAGGGACTTGTGTTTTATAGTCTTAGTCTGTTCCAGTCTCTAAGGATACTGCTGGAGAAAGGGGTTTCCCGATTTGGGGTTCGGTACCTGTAAGTAGACGCTGGATGTTACTGCGGTGACGGATGATCACATATATGCCAGCAGCAATACCAAATAGCTCATAGGCAAGAGGAGCTTTGGTAAGGTACATCAGTAGGGAAACAGCGATCGCACCAGCAATGGAACTGAGCGAGACAATACGAGAAATTGCCAAGACTACTGCAAATACACCTAGGGTTCCTAACCCTACAGGCCAAGACATGGTAAATATAACACCTATACTGGTCGCAACGGATTTCCCTCCGGTGAAGTTTAGCCAAATGGATTTACTATGACCAAAGATAGCAGCAAACGCAGCTAATGCCACTAACCAGGGTTGCCAGGTTTGAGGGAGTAGAGAAACTTGTGTCAGGGTATAAAAGCCATGGACTAGACTAATAGCAGCTGCTCCTTTCAAGGCATCAATCAGTAATACCACCACTGCTGGTCCTTTGCCCACAGTTCTCAATATATTGGTGGCACCGGTGGAGCCAGAGCCATGCTCACGAATATCAATATCTTTAAGCCAGCGTCCTGCTAGGTAACCAGTAGGCAGGGAACCTAATAAATAGGCTGAGATTACTAGTAGCCCACTCCAAGTTAAGTTAAGTACCATTGGTGTCATGTTGAAAATTTTCACAAGATCCGGCAATAATTCCCCGATCACCACCCTTAGGGTAGCAGGGCTGTAACATTGCTGAGTGTCTTGATGCAAAGCGCAAGTGGGGGAAACCCTTGTCGGGCCAACTACATCGATTTTTCAGTTCGCTGAACCTCCCGAGTGGCAGCAGTTTCGCGCCTGTTTTGCTAAAATTAAACCCAGTAAACCAAGTAATTCAATAATCGTCGTAAGTGTACATCTGCCGAGGATCAGGTGCAAAAGCAAGCCATAGGGGAAATTGCAATAATGACAGACTGATCTTATCTTCGGTTTCGTCAACAATGATTAAGGCTAACTGATCCCGCTTGATCAGTCGTTCCGCTTTTTGAACCAGGGCTATTGGATCTTCAAATAGAACAACTCCCCGTTCTGGACCAAAATCACTGCGGGAGATTCCCAGACAGTCCTGTAATCCTCTGCGCCATTCTCCCAGTCGTTCTGGGGTGTTGGCCAGGACAAGGGTAATTAGGCGATTGTCATACAGTGTCCGCAACACGGATATAACCGCTGAGGCAATTAAAACATTTTGTAAGCGGCTGCCCATAGTTTGCAGCGCACCACGACCACCTTGGGAAAAAAACCACTGAGACACTTTTTCAGCGTGAATTGGCTCGAAGGTACGACGCAGTTGCCAGGGAGGACCATAATAATCTGGCATTTTGCGATATTGATCCAACAGCTGACGAATCTGTCGGACTTCGTCTTTAAATGCTTGTTCGGCAAATTGTGGGTTGCCTCTGGTGGGGGGTGGTGGGGTTTCTTCTAATTCTGACCGTGGTGCTTCCCTTGGCGGCTGGGAGAGTTCCAGTTGTTCTGCAGCAGCAGCTAGGTCTTGTAAGGAGCCAACCAAATAATCTTTAAAACCTTGAACCCGAATCGCTAGCTCTTGAGATACACCAGCAAAACTGGTGCGCATTTCTTCACGAATCCGTTCCCGGCGGCGTTCTAGTTGCTCAATAGAAATTTGCAACTTTTGCTTGCGTTGCTCCAGTTCGGTCAGACCTTCAAATACCATCCGCTCCACAACTGCTTGGGTGCTTCCCAATTCCTTTGAAACCAGTGACTGTTCATGGTTTTGCAAAGTGGCAATTCTCTGTCTCAACTCCTGTTCTTTTTGCTCAAGTTCAGCCACAGTTTGAGCTAAGCTAGCCATTTTTTTTGCTTGATCTGAAGACTTCCCTAGTTGAATTTCACTAACTTTATCATCCCGATTCGGCTCACTCGACTGTGTTGGTTTAGCTTTGTCATGGTCTGATAGGGTCAGAGAAATGGGAGGAAGGTCGGGAGCTTGAGAGTTATCTCTAGGAGTAGCCCTATCTTGATCTGGGAAATTTGACTCCTGTGAATTATCTAATCCCTTAACTGCTTGGTTGTTATCTTGCTCTTGTTCTGGGTTTTGTGGGTCTTCGGAATTCATTTAAACTGATTTCTTAATAACTTATTCATTAAATACCTAACCTCTACTCTATACTTTGAGGTAAGTAAGTTATACTTTAGGGAAGCGTTCTTCTAGGCAAGTTCGTAGCAGCTTTGGGTCAAATAGAATTGGTAGAAAGTGAATGCTTTTGACTTCTGAAAAATAAAACAAAATCGGTACTGATGTCCAGAAGATTTCCCAATTTTGCCATTCCTGATAAGGAAAACGCCGGATCAGGGTTTCGGAGCGATAAATATCCAAGGCGGTTTCAGTAAATTGCAGGCGTATGGTTACGGCCTGAAACAACAAGAAGAAGCCCAACAACGCGATCGCTAAACTTACCCAGGGTTGTATGAGCACTATTGTCACTGCAGCAACAATCAACACTATAGGCAGTGTATAACTTGGAGGTAGTTCAACGGTTGATGTTGATTTTGGAGAATAATCAGCAGAAGTCACTTGGCTTAAATCCCGAGCTGATAAAGATGAATCAATATATGAATATAATTTAATTCTAAGCTTATATTCCCAACTTCTTCGATCTTCCCAACTTCTTCTATGGGATTTAACGGGATGACAGTTACCTGATCTTACCTACTACCAGTATCTAGCACATCCCTGAGTAAGATTGACCAAAAATTGAGTTAAATCCCTGTACGGAGAGGGGGGGATTCGAACCCCCGATGGCTTTGACACCATAACAGATTTCGAGTCTGCCACCTTAAACCACTCGGACACCCCTCCATGATCTAGTCAAACCGCACCCCAGACTTCATCTGAAATTTGAACACAAAACCGTGTAGTTTGTCAAGCGTGTAGTTTGTCAAGGCTGCTGTTGAAAACTCAGACATGGCTAGGTAGTCAATATTCCCTGAGCTAACGGATTGAATTGACTATTTCGCGCTAGGTGTTTTAGCAAACAGCGATAGCAGTCATATCAAGTCCACTGGCATAGGGAATTCTATAGCGGGAAATAGGATCACCATCAAGGAAAATCAATGTCTATCTCAATATCTTCAACAGTAGTCTTAAAACCACCATCCGGTGTCCACTGGATAGCACCATCACGGCCTGTCCAATAGAGGATCATCTTAGCATTGCGCATTAGCTTCGCCGTGTAGGAATCCACTACATTCGATGATGCGATCGCAATTTTTGGCTGCAGGGCATCGAGGAATTCTGGCCTCAGACTTTTTCCGGACCACCAAAGTACTTGTAGCTCAGGGAAACGGATGGTTTTG includes:
- a CDS encoding ABC transporter ATP-binding protein, which encodes MFQTTVKEPRPTATTTAKLDVELRKVFKVFDTETVVRGVDLSIRQGEFFSILGPSGCGKTTTLRLVAGFEMPSAGEVMIQGRSMNHIPPHRRPVNTVFQSYALFNHLSVSENIAFGLRLKKLPPLEVEERVKAALKQVKLEGLANRYPPQLSGGQQQRVALARALVNRPAVLLLDEPLGALDFKLRKQMQVELSNLHQDLGLTFVMVTHDQEEAMSLSDRIAVMRAGKIEQVGSPREIYENPRTTFVADFIGDTNLFKGRLQRSDADSLEITTKTGIKIVVESPSVREVLDNSNAQDIVVGVRPEKIRLSLSPPTTTTMNCFEGRLKHAMYLGTHIQCVVELLSGDCLRVILANTNNKLPDPHTTIYARWAPTDCRVLEE
- the mrdA gene encoding penicillin-binding protein 2, translated to MTLIQPSLSSYTVYRSNSRTVGRKYQSVVIMVLISLFLLGGIGSRLAYLQLVQGERNQQLAENNRIRLIPKPPIRGNIFDRKGRVLASYRLSHSVFVWPMVLRQEQWPQTRKRLSQILKIPDAEIQKRLEQAGYNSPYLLRIARGVTPAQVTALAEYSNELQGIEVDIDAVRYYPHGQLSAHVLGYTGELDYEELQRRKPDGYRLGDVLGKMGVEKSYEHLLRGEWGGQQVEVDGAGRVVRVLGQKQAKPGKPIHISIDIDVQKAAEAALGDRKGAVVAMDPNTGAVLAMVSRPTFDPNIFSTRITSETWRKLQGRGNPFINRAMRGFPPASTFKVVTASAGMESGRYSPKTVLQTYPYLYVGGHAFGEWNRAGFGPMGFVGAMAWSSNTFFGQIGRGVGGKTLIEWARKYGFGEKTGIELSGESRGLIVDDAWKRKNYNWGWTVGDTINMSIGQGFTLGTPLQTSVMFSVVANGGYRVKPHLLKNNQDAIKGRVSMNMKPSTIQTLRRGLRAVVTGGTGAALRVPELPPAAGKSGTAEAPPGKAHAWFGGFAPYDKPEIAVVAFVEHSGGGGGSVAGPIVRQVMEAYFKHK
- the tnpA gene encoding IS200/IS605 family transposase, producing MSTAFRSFAHTVSLIKIHIVFVTKYRHPVITGDIEEDILDLAKSICEKNNCILEDAKADLGTNDHIHLLIDLAPKVSISKLCNTLKTVTSREIRKRYAKELAPYYWKPVFWKRGFSAVSCGGAPLSVLKQYIENQGYDD
- a CDS encoding IS200/IS605 family accessory protein TnpB-related protein, whose amino-acid sequence is MKTPTQIIRTDKWRLNATSEQRLLFTETVKVYRRACRYLVGIIYTHWSKFGNLTADQLTPAVEKLMHQTAKRPSVKYPQFNKAFYKFPSYYRRSALAFAAGQVSSFVTRYREWQAGTRKLPNASPPKLNADTGCYPALYKGQCYKLHRFNQVEIKVFNGSDWVWTTVQITGLRERHQVATNKMLSPSLIFNERACHLSVPFSCKPEKRKPEANVTAVDLGINTTATISVVTHSGTVIHRDFIHPGRDIDRRDKRLKSVSMRASKTMGKGGRLHKGFCSKTYQKCQRINNQISHVVSRRIVEIAEKFNSEAIVFENLKAWKPKGGRKRSNLRQRFHGWLKAKIRDFTLEKWAELGGKVIEVVAAYTSKLAYDGSGIVKRDSGNYALATFSSGKQFNADLNGAYNIGARGVLKLVRRNDNEGRFSKSSGRPPRSWACLCDLWAAASPRLA
- the ispE gene encoding 4-(cytidine 5'-diphospho)-2-C-methyl-D-erythritol kinase; the encoded protein is MHSYSLNAPAKINLYLEILGDAGDGYHELAMILQSIELADQIDIRAIGTQEIKVHCNHPQVPTDESNLAYKAAALMWEEFPECFANLGGVEITIHKRIPVAAGLAGGSTDAAAVLVGIDMLWQLGLTHPELQQLGAQLGSDVPFCLAGGTALALGRGERLSALPGLDSLYVVLGKYRSLMVSTAWAYQTYRNQFGETYIREPEDLESRANRVHSGPMVKEILNKDGGEISKLLRNDLEKVVLPNHPKVLQLREAFENSGAIGTMMSGSGPTVFALCESQEQAQEIQQKVSIDITDPDLEFWVTKLSTQGIQIISTP
- the rsmA gene encoding 16S rRNA (adenine(1518)-N(6)/adenine(1519)-N(6))-dimethyltransferase RsmA — its product is MTLKARKKFAQHWLRSEEALNQIVTAANLHKSDRILEIGPGTGILTQRLLPFVQSVVAVEIDRDLCRFLVKKLGKIDNFLLLQGDFLSLELDTLLANFSNFQKPNKVVANIPYNITGPILEKLLGTITQPAVPGFDLIVLLVQKEVAQRLYAKPSCRQFGALSVRVQYLAQCELICDVPGSAFSPPPKVDSAVVRLHPSLAEPPASDPRCLETLLKLGFGSKRKMLRNNLKSVIERDRITQLLEQLEISPQARAEDLSVAQWIALANQITIKNAFILPKCPS